The following are encoded in a window of Scleropages formosus chromosome 7, fSclFor1.1, whole genome shotgun sequence genomic DNA:
- the LOC108926353 gene encoding 72 kDa type IV collagenase-like, translating to MERERFFRPRHLLKVFLLQLIAFQQALAAPSPIIKFPGDDTAPRTDKEVALHYLNKFYGCPKDRCNLMVLKDTLKKMQKFFSLQETGEIDQKTLEIMKKPRCGVPDVANYNFFPRKPKWEKNAVTYRILGYTPDLDEETIDDAFFRAFKVWSDVTPLKFTRIMDGEADIMINFGRNEHGDGYPFDGKDGLLAHAFAPGVGIGGDSHFDDDEQWTLGEGQVVKVKYGNADGEFCKFPFHFMGKDYTSCTSEGRDDGFLWCSTTYNFDEDGKYGFCPHELLFTMAGNAEGAPCKFPFAFQGEKYDSCTTVGRDDGYRWCATTEDYDRDKKYGFCPETAMSTVGGNAEGAPCAFPFKFLGDNYDSCTSSGRSDGKMWCATTQSYDEDRKWGFCPDQGYSLFLVAAHEFGHALGLEHSQDPGALMAPIYTYTKHFRLSNDDIRGIQELYGVPTDKPLPPTQGPVTPMDLCNEDISFDAIAQIRGETFFFKDRFLFRTANFRAKINGPMLLATFWSELPEKIDAAYENPLEETTVFFSGNEVWIYKASTLERGYPKRISSMGLPADLQRLDAAFSFSKSKKTYLFAGDNFWRYNEAKKKMDPGFPKLIAESWNGIPDNLDAALNLNGHGHSYFFKDGYYLKLDDTSLKIVKVGDVKMDWLGC from the exons ATGGAGCGTGAACGTTTTTTCCGCCCCAGGCATCTGCTGAAagtgtttctgctgcagctgaTCGCCTTCCAACAAGCGCTGGCTGCACCTTCGCCCATCATCAAGTTTCCCGGGGACGACACGGCGCCGCGGACGGACAAAGAAGTGGCGCTG CATTACCTGAACAAGTTTTATGGATGCCCAAAAGACAGATGTAACCTCATGGTGCTTAAAGacacactgaagaaaatgcaaaagttTTTCTCCCTGCAAGAGACTGGCGAGATTGATCAGAAGACATTGGAGATCATGAAGAAGCCTCGTTGCGGCGTACCGGATGTGGCCAATTACAACTTTTTCCCCAGAAAGCCAAAGTGGGAGAAGAATGCAGTTACATACAG GATTTTAGGATACACTCCAGATCTGGATGAGGAAACGatagatgatgcttttttccgGGCTTTCAAAGTTTGGAGTGATGTCACTCCACTCAAATTCACACGGATTATGGATGGAGAGGCGGACATAATGATCAACTTTGGACGCAAtg AGCATGGAGATGGATATCCCTTTGATGGAAAAGATGGACTTCTGGCTCACGCTTTTGCCCCTGGTGTTGGCATCGGAGGTGACTCCCACTTTGATGACGATGAACAGTGGACACTGGGAGAGGGACAAG TGGTGAAGGTGAAGTATGGAAATGCAGATGGGGAGTTCTGTAAGTTTCCGTTCCACTTCATGGGAAAGGACTACACAAGCTGTACATCTGAAGGCCGTGACGATGGCTTCCTCTGGTGCTCCACCACGTACAACTTTGACGAGGATGGAAAATACGGCTTCTGTCCCCACGAAC TGCTGTTCACCATGGCCGGAAATGCGGAGGGGGCCCCGTGTAAATTCCCATTCGCCTTCCAAGGAGAGAAGTATGATAGCTGCACCACAGTGGGCAGAGATGACGGCTACCGCTGGTGTGCCACCACTGAGGATTATGATCGAGACAAGAAGTATGGCTTCTGTCCAGAGACCG CCATGTCGACAGTCGGCGGCAACGCAGAGGGAGCGCCTTGCGCTTTCCCCTTCAAATTTCTGGGCGACAACTACGACAGCTGCACTTCCTCTGGCCGCAGTGACGGGAAGATGTGGTGTGCCACCACGCAGAGTTATGATGAAGACCGCAAGTGGGGGTTCTGTCCAGATCAAG GATACAGCCTCTTCCTGGTGGCAGCTCATGAGTTTGGCCATGCTTTGGGGCTAGAGCACTCGCAGGACCCCGGGGCACTGATGGCCCCAATTTACACCTACACCAAGCATTTCAGGCTGTCCAACGATGACATTAGAGGCATTCAGGAGCTCTATG GGGTTCCAACGGACAAGCCGCTACCACCCACCCAGGGTCCGGTTACCCCCATGGACCTGTGTAATGAAGACATTTCCTTTGATGCGATCGCCCAAATCAGGGGGGAGACGTTCTTCTTTAAAGACAG GTTCTTATTCAGGACAGCCAATTTCAGGGCCAAAATCAATGGACCTATGCTGCTGGCCACCTTCTGGAGTGAGCTTCCGGAGAAGATTGATGCTGCGTATGAGAACCCGCTGGAGGAGACTACCGTGTTCTTCTCAG GGAACGAGGTGTGGATTTACAAGGCCAGTACGCTGGAGAGGGGGTATCCCAAGAGGATCTCATCCATGGGGCTGCCAGCAGACTTACAGCGCCTGGATGCTGCCTTCTCGTTCAGCAAGAGCAAGAAGACCTACTTATTTGCTGGAGATAACTTCTGGAG GTACAACGAAGCCAAGAAAAAGATGGACCCGGGCTTCCCCAAGCTTATTGCAGAATCCTGGAATGGCATCCCAGATAACCTAGACGCTGCACTCAACCTGAATGGGCATG GGCACAGCTACTTTTTCAAAGACGGATACTATCTCAAACTAGACGACACGAGCCTCAAAATTGTCAAAGTCGGGGACGTCAAAATGGACTGGCTGGGCTGCTAA